One region of Streptomyces sp. NBC_00442 genomic DNA includes:
- a CDS encoding NADH-quinone oxidoreductase subunit 5 family protein, whose translation MTTTTLAVLVPLLPFLGAAAGLLLGRRAPGFVRPLAVLPTFAAFVLAVVVAVDQGGGKAIDAATRLTPTGSVPIELALHLDGFAVLVAVLVGLVATCVQLYSTGYLRDDPRYTSYAALVSLFTSAMLLVVYSGDLMVLLVGWEVMGICSYFLVGHYWETPEARAASLKAFLVTKLGDVPFLIGLFALATDAGTFRITGVVQAALTGGIDHPTLIALLLLAGVAGKSAQFPLHTWLPDAMAGPTPVSALIHAATMVAAGIYFVARLLPVFAASAAAMTVLAVMAAITMVGSGLAALAQDDIKRVLAYSTIGQLGYLSGALAVGDRGAAVFHLLSHGAFKALLFLAAGVVIHATGTNSLTVMSRMGGLAKQIPDAFWTMTVALLALAAIPPFAGFFSKEAVLSAAEHTALGESQVAPPGAGWTVLIAGLLAALLTAAYAMRLWLLAFRGRGAEAPDHGRQPIVMNAVLWVLAIPSLAFGLTTGYLGDWFDGRALTPAVTTAVLSTGVAVVGGLVTYAAWRHTSALAARTPMGAVAAHPEGDGSLVEEEAIASHTEVYGSIASAPDPADPGRFLLGPLHRHAATGFHLDAVYHALFVRPALAAADLVRFLDREVVETYVRAASAGPRWLGRAVRRAQNGNVQSYLGALLAGSLVLAAAVVVLANVTAGS comes from the coding sequence GTGACCACCACGACCCTCGCCGTCCTCGTTCCGCTCCTTCCGTTCCTGGGAGCCGCGGCCGGCCTGCTGCTCGGCCGCCGCGCCCCCGGCTTCGTCCGCCCGCTCGCGGTGCTCCCCACGTTCGCCGCGTTCGTCCTCGCCGTCGTCGTCGCCGTCGACCAGGGCGGCGGCAAGGCGATCGACGCGGCCACCCGGCTCACGCCGACCGGCTCGGTGCCGATCGAACTGGCCCTCCACCTGGACGGGTTCGCCGTCCTCGTCGCCGTCCTCGTCGGCCTGGTCGCCACCTGCGTGCAGCTCTACTCGACGGGCTACCTCCGCGACGACCCGCGCTACACCTCGTACGCCGCGCTCGTGTCCCTGTTCACCTCCGCGATGCTGCTCGTCGTCTACTCCGGCGACCTGATGGTGCTCCTGGTCGGCTGGGAGGTCATGGGCATCTGCTCCTACTTCCTGGTCGGCCACTACTGGGAGACCCCCGAGGCGCGGGCCGCCTCCCTGAAGGCCTTCCTGGTCACCAAGCTCGGCGACGTCCCCTTCCTCATCGGTCTGTTCGCGCTCGCCACCGACGCCGGTACGTTCCGGATCACCGGCGTCGTCCAGGCCGCCCTGACCGGCGGCATCGACCACCCCACCCTCATCGCCCTGCTGCTGCTCGCGGGCGTGGCCGGCAAGTCCGCCCAGTTCCCGCTGCACACCTGGCTGCCCGACGCGATGGCCGGCCCGACCCCGGTCTCCGCGCTGATCCACGCCGCGACGATGGTCGCCGCCGGCATCTACTTCGTGGCCCGGCTGCTCCCCGTCTTCGCCGCGTCCGCCGCCGCGATGACGGTGCTCGCCGTGATGGCCGCGATCACCATGGTCGGCTCGGGTCTTGCCGCGCTCGCCCAGGACGACATCAAACGCGTCCTCGCCTACTCGACCATCGGCCAGCTCGGCTATCTGTCGGGCGCCCTGGCCGTCGGCGACCGCGGGGCCGCCGTCTTCCACCTCCTGTCGCACGGCGCCTTCAAGGCGCTGCTCTTCCTCGCCGCCGGTGTGGTCATCCACGCGACCGGCACCAACTCCCTGACCGTCATGTCCCGCATGGGCGGCCTCGCCAAGCAAATCCCCGACGCGTTCTGGACGATGACCGTCGCCCTGCTCGCGCTCGCCGCGATCCCGCCGTTCGCCGGCTTCTTCTCCAAGGAAGCCGTCCTGTCCGCCGCCGAGCACACCGCGCTCGGCGAGAGCCAGGTCGCCCCGCCGGGCGCCGGCTGGACCGTGCTGATCGCCGGACTCCTGGCCGCCCTGCTCACCGCCGCGTACGCGATGCGCCTGTGGCTGCTCGCCTTCCGCGGCAGGGGAGCCGAAGCCCCGGACCACGGTCGTCAGCCCATCGTCATGAACGCCGTCCTGTGGGTGCTCGCCATCCCCTCCCTCGCGTTCGGACTGACCACCGGCTACCTCGGCGACTGGTTCGACGGACGCGCCCTCACCCCGGCTGTCACCACCGCCGTACTGTCCACGGGCGTCGCCGTGGTCGGCGGCCTGGTCACCTACGCCGCCTGGCGCCACACCTCGGCCCTGGCCGCCCGCACCCCGATGGGCGCCGTCGCCGCGCACCCCGAGGGCGACGGCAGCCTGGTCGAGGAGGAGGCCATCGCCAGCCACACCGAGGTCTACGGCTCCATCGCGTCCGCCCCCGACCCGGCCGACCCGGGCCGGTTCCTGCTCGGCCCGCTGCACCGCCACGCGGCCACCGGCTTCCACCTGGACGCCGTCTACCACGCCCTGTTCGTGCGCCCTGCCCTGGCCGCGGCCGACCTGGTCCGCTTCCTTGACCGGGAGGTCGTCGAGACGTACGTGCGCGCTGCGAGCGCCGGGCCGCGCTGGCTCGGCCGGGCCGTGCGCCGGGCGCAGAACGGCAATGTGCAGAGCTACCTCGGCGCGCTGCTGGCCGGCTCACTCGTCCTGGCGGCCGCCGTGGTCGTCCTTGCCAACGTCACCGCGGGGTCCTGA
- a CDS encoding NuoI/complex I 23 kDa subunit family protein: MAVPGSGLAKGLAVTLRTMTKKTVTAQYPDVQPELPPRSRGVIGLFEENCTVCMLCARECPDWCIYIDSHKETVPAAVEGGRERSRNVLDRFAIDFSLCMYCGICIEVCPFDALFWSPEFEYAETDIHELTHERDKLRDWMWTVPAPPALDPGAEEPKEVVAARKAADKLAAAQAAEAAQAGSEGAQAGTDGAAPTDPAPNPDSGPEGGRA, from the coding sequence ATGGCTGTCCCCGGTTCCGGCCTCGCCAAGGGCCTCGCCGTCACACTCCGCACGATGACGAAGAAGACCGTCACCGCGCAGTACCCCGATGTCCAGCCCGAACTCCCGCCCCGCAGCCGGGGCGTGATCGGCCTGTTCGAGGAGAACTGCACGGTGTGCATGCTGTGCGCCCGCGAGTGCCCCGACTGGTGCATCTACATCGACTCCCACAAGGAGACGGTGCCCGCCGCCGTCGAGGGCGGCCGCGAACGCAGCCGCAATGTCCTCGACCGGTTCGCCATCGACTTCTCGCTCTGCATGTACTGCGGCATCTGCATCGAGGTGTGCCCCTTCGACGCGCTGTTCTGGTCCCCCGAGTTCGAGTACGCGGAGACGGACATCCACGAGCTCACCCACGAGCGCGACAAGCTGCGCGACTGGATGTGGACGGTCCCGGCCCCGCCCGCGCTCGACCCCGGCGCCGAGGAGCCCAAGGAAGTCGTCGCCGCCCGCAAGGCCGCCGACAAACTGGCCGCCGCCCAGGCAGCCGAAGCCGCGCAGGCCGGGAGCGAGGGCGCGCAGGCCGGCACCGACGGCGCCGCTCCCACGGACCCCGCCCCGAACCCGGACTCCGGCCCCGAGGGAGGTCGGGCATGA
- a CDS encoding NADH-quinone oxidoreductase subunit B has product MDVTNPQQVPEPQPLPDPQLLPEPQRLGVLSRLAPAPMKVVLNWGRRYSLWVFNFGLACCAIEFIAASMARHDFIRLGVIPFAPGPRQADLMIVSGTVTDKMAPAVKRLYEQMPEPKYVISFGACSNCGGPYWDSYSVTKGVDQIIPVDVYVPGCPPRPEALLQGILKLQEKIARESLGERYANAATPAQLTSGLVAAPPTPGEGRA; this is encoded by the coding sequence ATGGACGTGACCAACCCCCAGCAGGTGCCCGAGCCGCAGCCGCTGCCCGACCCCCAGTTGCTGCCCGAACCGCAGCGGCTCGGCGTCCTGTCGAGGCTGGCCCCCGCGCCGATGAAGGTGGTCCTCAACTGGGGCCGCCGCTACAGCCTGTGGGTCTTCAACTTCGGCCTCGCCTGCTGCGCCATCGAGTTCATCGCGGCCTCCATGGCCCGCCACGACTTCATCCGGCTCGGCGTGATCCCCTTCGCGCCCGGACCGCGCCAGGCCGACCTCATGATCGTCTCCGGCACGGTGACGGACAAGATGGCGCCCGCGGTCAAGCGGCTGTACGAGCAGATGCCCGAGCCCAAGTACGTCATCTCCTTCGGCGCATGCTCCAACTGCGGCGGCCCGTACTGGGACTCGTACTCGGTGACCAAGGGCGTCGACCAGATCATCCCGGTCGACGTGTACGTGCCCGGCTGCCCGCCCCGGCCCGAGGCGCTGCTCCAGGGCATCCTCAAGCTCCAGGAGAAGATCGCCCGCGAATCGCTCGGCGAGCGGTACGCGAACGCGGCCACCCCGGCCCAGCTGACCAGCGGGCTCGTCGCCGCGCCGCCGACCCCCGGGGAGGGCCGGGCGTGA
- a CDS encoding complex I subunit 1/NuoH family protein, translated as MNDALDVAIRLVVVFVVFLVLPLVVGQAEHKVMAHMQGRLGPMYAGGFHGWAQLVADGVKFAQKEDIVPAAADRRIFQLAPAVALLPYLLVLVAVPIGPSAGAVGQAVDAGIFFVLAVMGVGVLGSLMAGWASANKFSLLGGLRTAAQLLAYELPMLLAAASVAMAAGTVSLPGILNAFHWWWLPWQITGALVFFVAGLAELQRPPFDMPVADSEIIFGAYTEYTGLRFALFLLAEYAGIVVLCGLTTVLFLGGWHGPWGADGLGWVWTLLKTAVLAFVVIWLRVSYPRLREDQLQKLAWTTLIPLALAQIALTGIVKVAIS; from the coding sequence GTGAATGACGCACTCGACGTCGCCATCAGGCTGGTCGTCGTCTTCGTCGTGTTCCTCGTCCTCCCGCTGGTCGTGGGGCAGGCCGAGCACAAGGTGATGGCGCACATGCAGGGCCGGCTCGGCCCGATGTACGCCGGCGGCTTCCACGGCTGGGCCCAACTCGTCGCGGACGGCGTGAAGTTCGCACAGAAGGAAGACATCGTCCCGGCCGCGGCCGACCGGCGGATCTTCCAGCTCGCCCCCGCCGTCGCCCTGCTGCCCTACCTCCTCGTCCTCGTGGCCGTCCCCATCGGCCCGAGCGCGGGCGCGGTCGGCCAGGCCGTCGACGCGGGCATCTTCTTCGTGCTCGCCGTGATGGGCGTGGGCGTGCTCGGCTCGCTCATGGCGGGCTGGGCCTCGGCCAACAAGTTCTCCCTCCTGGGCGGACTGCGCACCGCCGCCCAGCTCCTCGCGTACGAGCTGCCGATGCTGCTCGCCGCCGCCTCCGTGGCGATGGCCGCCGGCACGGTCTCGCTGCCCGGCATCCTCAACGCCTTCCACTGGTGGTGGCTGCCCTGGCAGATCACCGGCGCGCTCGTCTTCTTCGTCGCCGGTCTCGCCGAACTCCAGCGCCCGCCCTTCGACATGCCCGTCGCCGACTCCGAGATCATCTTCGGCGCGTACACCGAGTACACGGGCCTGCGCTTCGCGCTGTTCCTGCTCGCCGAGTACGCCGGCATCGTCGTCCTGTGCGGCCTCACCACCGTTCTGTTCCTCGGCGGCTGGCACGGCCCGTGGGGCGCCGACGGCCTCGGCTGGGTCTGGACCCTGCTCAAGACGGCCGTGCTCGCCTTCGTCGTCATCTGGCTCCGGGTCAGCTACCCCCGCCTCCGCGAGGACCAACTGCAGAAGCTCGCCTGGACCACACTCATCCCGCTCGCGCTCGCCCAGATCGCGCTCACCGGCATCGTGAAGGTGGCGATCAGCTAA
- a CDS encoding NADH-quinone oxidoreductase subunit J family protein: MSAILAQAALTAPQGFLSPTGVEIAFLLVGIATLGAAVMTVTTRQLVHAALWLVVALGGLAVEYLLLTAEFIAWVQVLIYVGSIVVLLLFGLMLTRAPIGRSPDADSNNRWVALTVAVAAAGTLVWVVVDGFRTSWIDLDGPAQGSTKVSGEILFRHWVLPFEALSVLLLAALVGAIVLSRKSGTPGTGDTSADAAAPRETESR; encoded by the coding sequence ATGAGCGCGATCCTCGCCCAGGCGGCCCTCACCGCGCCGCAGGGCTTCCTGTCGCCGACCGGCGTGGAGATCGCCTTCCTCCTCGTCGGCATCGCCACCCTCGGCGCGGCCGTCATGACCGTCACGACCCGGCAGCTGGTGCACGCCGCCCTGTGGCTCGTCGTGGCGCTCGGCGGCCTCGCCGTCGAATACCTCCTGCTCACCGCCGAGTTCATCGCCTGGGTGCAGGTCCTCATCTACGTCGGCTCGATCGTGGTGCTCCTCCTGTTCGGACTGATGCTGACCAGGGCCCCCATCGGCCGCTCCCCGGACGCCGACTCCAACAACCGCTGGGTGGCGCTCACGGTGGCCGTCGCCGCGGCCGGAACCCTCGTCTGGGTCGTCGTGGACGGTTTCCGCACGAGCTGGATCGATCTGGACGGACCCGCCCAGGGCTCCACCAAGGTGTCCGGAGAGATTCTCTTCCGGCACTGGGTGCTGCCCTTCGAGGCGCTGTCCGTCCTGCTCCTCGCGGCGCTGGTCGGTGCGATCGTGCTGTCCCGCAAGAGCGGCACCCCGGGCACCGGCGACACCTCCGCGGACGCCGCCGCCCCCCGTGAGACGGAGTCGCGCTGA
- a CDS encoding NADH-quinone oxidoreductase subunit A encodes MPEPTVRHTPALAADYFHSYSVVGLLAVIGVLFVAVAFGAGRLLRPAVPTPEKLLTYECGVDPVGEGWAHTQVRYYVYAFLYVIFAVDSIFLFPWATVFAAAGFGATTLVEMFIFLGFLALGLLYAWKKGVLEWT; translated from the coding sequence GTGCCGGAACCGACCGTGCGCCATACGCCGGCGTTGGCTGCCGACTACTTCCACAGTTATTCGGTCGTCGGCCTCCTCGCCGTGATCGGAGTGCTGTTCGTCGCCGTGGCCTTCGGGGCCGGGCGGCTGCTGCGGCCCGCCGTGCCCACGCCGGAGAAGCTGCTGACGTACGAGTGCGGAGTCGACCCGGTCGGCGAGGGCTGGGCCCACACCCAGGTCCGCTACTACGTCTACGCCTTCCTGTACGTGATCTTCGCCGTCGACTCGATCTTCCTCTTCCCCTGGGCGACCGTCTTCGCGGCCGCGGGCTTCGGCGCGACGACCCTCGTCGAGATGTTCATCTTCCTGGGCTTCCTGGCCCTGGGACTGCTCTACGCATGGAAGAAGGGCGTCCTGGAATGGACGTGA
- a CDS encoding sensor histidine kinase encodes MTRTLRDQQRYAAPPAGGPAGAGTDAPPVVRFAYDRHTWKEVVHLLADLPMGIFGFVYVVVMVVLGLGLSVTVIGLPLLAAGLLGARQLGKAERARARGLLGVSVEEPTPIPASPSRHGGFFPWLWTSLRDPVAWRNVLYEFVRLPWGILTFAVTLVSLVVAWPVLGFVVRGLANVDRMMVRALLSPSDSLERRIAELESDRGVVVDTAAADLRRIERDLHDGAQARLVALAMGLGLAKEKLLEDPDAAAVMVDEAHGEVKLALQELRDLARGIHPAVLTDRGLDAALSSVASRCTVPVKVAVDLPARPAPAIEGIAYFTVSELLQNVSKHSRARAASVEVWRSAERLLIQVEDNGVGGARLDGGSGMAGLAERLGAVDGLLVLESPVGGPTVVTAELPWRDRGPKD; translated from the coding sequence ATGACCAGGACCCTCCGCGACCAGCAGCGGTACGCAGCACCACCCGCAGGCGGCCCCGCCGGCGCCGGCACGGACGCGCCGCCCGTGGTGCGGTTCGCCTACGACCGGCACACGTGGAAGGAGGTCGTCCACCTCCTCGCCGACCTCCCGATGGGGATCTTCGGATTCGTCTACGTCGTCGTGATGGTCGTGCTGGGGCTCGGTCTTTCCGTCACCGTGATCGGTCTTCCGCTGCTCGCGGCGGGCCTGCTCGGCGCGCGTCAGCTGGGTAAGGCGGAGCGGGCCAGGGCGCGGGGTCTGCTCGGGGTGAGCGTCGAGGAACCCACACCCATCCCGGCGAGCCCGAGCAGGCACGGCGGGTTCTTCCCCTGGCTGTGGACGAGCCTGCGGGACCCGGTGGCCTGGCGCAATGTGCTGTACGAGTTCGTGCGGCTGCCCTGGGGGATCCTCACCTTCGCCGTGACACTGGTCTCACTCGTCGTGGCCTGGCCGGTGCTCGGGTTCGTCGTGCGCGGGCTCGCCAACGTCGACCGGATGATGGTGCGCGCCCTGCTCTCGCCCTCCGACAGCCTTGAGCGGCGGATCGCCGAGCTGGAGTCCGACCGGGGCGTGGTCGTGGACACGGCCGCCGCCGACCTGCGGCGCATCGAACGGGATCTGCACGACGGGGCGCAGGCCCGTCTGGTGGCGCTCGCCATGGGGCTCGGCCTGGCCAAGGAGAAGCTGCTCGAAGACCCGGACGCGGCGGCCGTCATGGTCGACGAGGCGCACGGCGAGGTGAAGCTGGCCCTCCAGGAGCTGCGCGACCTGGCCCGCGGCATCCATCCCGCGGTCCTCACCGACCGCGGCCTGGACGCGGCCCTGTCCTCCGTCGCCTCGCGCTGCACGGTCCCGGTGAAGGTCGCGGTCGACCTGCCGGCCCGGCCGGCCCCCGCCATCGAGGGCATCGCGTACTTCACGGTCTCCGAGCTGCTCCAGAACGTCAGCAAGCACAGCAGGGCGCGGGCCGCGTCGGTCGAGGTGTGGCGCAGCGCCGAACGGCTGCTGATCCAGGTCGAGGACAACGGTGTGGGCGGCGCGCGGCTCGACGGCGGCAGCGGCATGGCGGGGCTCGCTGAGCGGCTCGGGGCGGTGGACGGGCTGCTCGTCCTCGAATCGCCCGTCGGCGGCCCGACCGTCGTGACGGCCGAACTGCCGTGGCGCGACCGGGGACCGAAGGACTGA
- a CDS encoding NADH-quinone oxidoreductase subunit C, translating into MNAYDTLPDGVTDVFGEQATAARAYGLLTVDVPADSWIAALQTARDQLGCTYFDWLSAVDEPDAGFQVCAHVVALADGTVRRLLLRTTVPHTAPALPSAIDVYAGAAWHERETHEMFGVEFAGHPHLVPLLLPENFEGHPLRKDFVLAARVAKAWPGAKEPGEPAAGAAHGGPKRRQMLPPGVPDPNEWGPLKGQLPPAPSRPARTPRAAGDRPARAAGERPVRAAGDRPVRRARTASEGSASQATEAAPTTPATPDAGATPAGPANPATPDAGATPVTPGTEAAPGAAEESGPGGAAARPRTRSSDAPWHHPKPAFADEGPEAEPAPDAGTGEAGPNEPAEQNEPAGPNEPAGPNEPAHPNDPAGGDPRE; encoded by the coding sequence GTGAACGCGTACGACACCCTGCCGGACGGCGTCACCGACGTCTTCGGCGAGCAGGCCACGGCGGCGCGGGCGTACGGCCTGCTCACCGTCGACGTGCCCGCCGACTCCTGGATCGCGGCGCTCCAGACCGCCCGCGACCAGCTGGGCTGCACCTACTTCGACTGGCTGAGCGCGGTCGACGAACCGGACGCGGGCTTCCAGGTCTGCGCCCATGTCGTCGCCCTGGCCGACGGCACGGTCCGCCGCCTGCTCCTGCGCACGACCGTCCCGCACACGGCCCCCGCGCTGCCCTCGGCCATCGACGTGTACGCGGGCGCGGCCTGGCACGAGCGCGAGACCCACGAGATGTTCGGTGTCGAATTCGCCGGCCATCCGCACCTGGTGCCGCTGCTCCTCCCCGAGAACTTCGAGGGCCACCCCCTGCGCAAGGACTTCGTCCTCGCGGCGCGCGTCGCGAAGGCGTGGCCGGGAGCGAAGGAGCCCGGCGAGCCCGCGGCGGGTGCGGCACACGGCGGGCCCAAGCGCCGTCAGATGCTTCCGCCCGGCGTCCCCGACCCCAACGAGTGGGGCCCCCTGAAGGGCCAGCTCCCCCCGGCCCCGTCCCGCCCGGCCCGAACCCCACGCGCGGCGGGCGACCGCCCGGCCCGCGCGGCGGGGGAGCGTCCCGTGCGCGCGGCGGGCGACCGTCCGGTGCGGCGGGCCCGCACGGCATCGGAGGGCTCGGCCTCGCAGGCGACGGAGGCCGCCCCGACCACTCCGGCGACCCCGGATGCGGGGGCGACTCCGGCCGGTCCGGCGAACCCGGCCACTCCGGATGCGGGGGCGACTCCGGTGACCCCGGGGACGGAAGCGGCTCCGGGTGCGGCGGAGGAGTCCGGGCCGGGCGGGGCCGCCGCGCGGCCGCGTACCCGCAGCTCCGACGCCCCCTGGCACCACCCCAAACCCGCCTTCGCCGACGAGGGACCGGAGGCGGAACCCGCCCCGGATGCCGGAACCGGTGAAGCCGGACCGAACGAACCCGCCGAACAGAACGAACCCGCCGGACCGAACGAACCCGCCGGACCGAACGAACCCGCCCACCCCAACGACCCCGCCGGAGGCGACCCGCGTGAATGA
- the nuoK gene encoding NADH-quinone oxidoreductase subunit NuoK — MHLAYPAVLAVLLFCTGLYGVLARRNAILVLMSVELMLNAVNLNLVAFDVWLRDSLHAGQALTLFTIAIAAAEIGIGLAIVLAVYRNRGTADIDKLRDTAEGRGPDPAGPEDPEGPEDPAAPAQKAEAAA, encoded by the coding sequence ATGCACCTCGCCTATCCCGCCGTGCTCGCCGTCCTCCTGTTCTGCACCGGCCTCTACGGTGTGCTCGCGCGACGCAACGCGATCCTGGTCCTGATGTCCGTCGAGCTGATGCTCAACGCCGTCAACCTCAACCTCGTCGCCTTCGACGTCTGGCTGCGCGACAGCCTCCACGCCGGCCAGGCGCTCACCCTGTTCACCATCGCCATCGCCGCCGCCGAGATCGGCATCGGCCTCGCGATCGTGCTCGCCGTGTACCGCAACCGCGGTACCGCCGACATCGACAAGCTCCGTGACACCGCCGAGGGCCGCGGCCCCGACCCGGCCGGCCCCGAAGACCCCGAGGGTCCCGAAGACCCCGCCGCCCCGGCACAGAAGGCTGAGGCCGCCGCGTGA
- a CDS encoding complex I subunit 4 family protein produces MIDISESVMQFLLAFIVVVPLIGAVAALLPAPPGLKGRSPEQAVLRHGVTVTGVILLAAIVLALGFDHGHPSKMQATTDIQWIPALNVHIHLGVDGISLPLLVLTALLTFLCALYSYFKMPAGPGPKAFVALLLVLESGTLATFAVLDLVLFFLAFEMVLIPMYFLIARWGGAGRTAAAWKFILYTLLGSVVMLLGLLLIGVKAGTFDMVALATDNGRGLTTSVQVIAVLAIGIGLAVKTPMFPLHSWLPDAHTAAPTVGSVLLAGVLLKMGTYGFVRIVLPIAPHGMHTFAPYLAAFAVAGIIYGSLACLSLAKEGNKGDLKRLIAYSSVGHMGFVLLGIASMTPTGVNGALFANIAHGLITGLLFFLVGALKDRYGTADLDTLAGATGAALYGRAPRLGGLLAFAAVASLGLPGLAGFWGEMLAMFGAFDPAAGLSRPAFLTFVAIAAFGTLLTAAYLLVVVRRVCMGGKPAEGPQLADIQGYEFAAWSPLVALTVLAGLWPAVLLGLTDPAVQKLLAGGKS; encoded by the coding sequence GTGATCGATATCAGCGAGTCCGTGATGCAGTTCCTTCTGGCGTTCATCGTCGTCGTCCCCCTCATCGGCGCCGTGGCGGCCCTGCTGCCCGCCCCGCCGGGCCTGAAGGGCAGGAGCCCCGAGCAGGCCGTGCTCCGCCACGGCGTGACCGTGACCGGCGTGATCCTGCTCGCCGCGATCGTCCTCGCGCTCGGCTTCGACCACGGCCACCCGTCGAAGATGCAGGCCACGACGGACATCCAGTGGATCCCGGCGCTCAACGTCCACATCCACCTCGGCGTCGACGGCATCTCGCTCCCCCTCCTCGTCCTGACCGCGCTGCTGACCTTCCTCTGCGCGCTGTACTCCTACTTCAAGATGCCTGCGGGCCCCGGCCCGAAGGCGTTCGTCGCGCTCCTGCTCGTCCTGGAGTCCGGCACCCTCGCCACCTTCGCCGTCCTCGACCTCGTGCTGTTCTTCCTCGCGTTCGAGATGGTTCTCATCCCGATGTACTTCCTGATCGCCCGCTGGGGCGGGGCCGGGAGGACCGCCGCCGCCTGGAAGTTCATCCTCTACACCCTGCTCGGCTCCGTCGTCATGCTGCTCGGCCTGCTCCTGATCGGGGTCAAGGCGGGCACATTCGACATGGTGGCACTCGCCACTGACAACGGCCGTGGGCTGACGACGTCCGTGCAGGTCATCGCCGTTCTGGCGATCGGGATCGGGCTCGCGGTCAAGACCCCGATGTTCCCCCTGCACAGCTGGCTCCCGGACGCGCACACCGCCGCCCCGACCGTCGGCTCGGTGCTCCTGGCCGGCGTCCTGCTGAAGATGGGCACGTACGGCTTCGTCCGCATCGTGCTGCCCATCGCGCCGCACGGCATGCACACCTTCGCGCCCTACCTGGCCGCCTTCGCCGTCGCCGGGATCATCTACGGATCCCTCGCCTGCCTCTCCCTCGCCAAAGAGGGCAACAAGGGCGACCTGAAGCGGCTCATCGCGTACTCCTCCGTCGGCCACATGGGCTTCGTGCTCCTCGGCATCGCCTCGATGACCCCCACCGGCGTCAACGGCGCGCTCTTCGCCAACATCGCCCACGGCCTCATCACCGGCCTGCTGTTCTTCCTGGTCGGCGCGCTCAAGGACCGGTACGGCACCGCCGACCTCGACACCCTCGCCGGCGCCACCGGTGCCGCCCTCTACGGCCGCGCCCCGCGGCTGGGCGGTCTCCTCGCCTTCGCCGCCGTCGCCTCGCTCGGACTGCCCGGACTCGCCGGGTTCTGGGGCGAGATGCTCGCCATGTTCGGCGCGTTCGACCCCGCGGCCGGCCTCAGCCGCCCCGCGTTCCTCACCTTCGTGGCGATCGCGGCCTTCGGCACCCTGCTCACCGCCGCGTACCTGCTGGTCGTCGTGCGCCGGGTCTGCATGGGCGGCAAGCCCGCCGAGGGCCCGCAGCTCGCCGACATCCAGGGCTACGAGTTCGCCGCGTGGAGCCCGCTCGTCGCGCTCACCGTCCTCGCCGGGCTCTGGCCCGCGGTCCTCCTCGGCCTGACCGACCCGGCCGTCCAGAAGCTCCTCGCAGGAGGCAAGTCGTGA